A stretch of the Bdellovibrio sp. 22V genome encodes the following:
- a CDS encoding septum formation initiator family protein: MSYTQFAVGLRRFLNHPTKVAVCCLVVLSVSIVLNGNLFRLWGLHRDFDRITADIQQTRSNIASLSGQLKQAKDPAFIERQARDKLDLAGEHDLVFVFPEQ, translated from the coding sequence ATGTCTTACACACAGTTTGCGGTCGGCCTTCGTCGTTTTTTAAATCACCCTACCAAAGTAGCTGTATGCTGCCTTGTCGTTTTATCAGTTTCTATTGTGCTCAACGGAAACTTGTTTCGACTTTGGGGATTACATAGAGATTTCGATAGAATCACCGCCGATATTCAGCAGACTCGCAGCAACATTGCGTCCCTTTCGGGCCAGCTTAAGCAGGCCAAAGATCCCGCATTTATTGAGCGCCAGGCCCGCGATAAATTGGATCTTGCCGGGGAGCATGACCTCGTATTCGTATTTCCTGAACAATAG
- a CDS encoding ankyrin repeat domain-containing protein, protein MRTWADYKQTAVREEEIFDFARNGDIKSTLRYLATNGDPNVVNHKGHSPLMLAAYNGHSILVDLLLEYGADANSRDNSGSTILMGVSFKGHVEIARRLIANGAEIHAINNNGQTALMYAEAFGREEIVRLFTEMSPDKSSRGPKAFRRLRAFSKMISNYFTSHSNQGAATYE, encoded by the coding sequence GTGAGAACATGGGCAGATTACAAACAAACCGCAGTACGTGAGGAAGAAATATTCGACTTTGCTCGTAACGGCGATATCAAAAGCACCTTAAGATACTTAGCAACGAACGGCGACCCCAATGTCGTCAATCATAAAGGCCACTCCCCACTTATGCTGGCGGCCTACAACGGACATTCCATATTGGTAGACCTGCTCTTAGAGTATGGCGCCGATGCGAATTCGCGCGACAACTCGGGCAGCACTATTCTTATGGGTGTTTCTTTTAAAGGACACGTCGAGATCGCACGCCGCTTGATTGCCAACGGCGCCGAAATCCACGCGATAAATAATAACGGACAAACCGCTTTGATGTATGCGGAAGCTTTCGGCCGCGAAGAAATCGTTCGACTCTTCACCGAAATGTCTCCCGATAAAAGCTCTCGTGGGCCGAAAGCTTTTCGCAGACTCAGAGCCTTTTCAAAAATGATTTCCAATTACTTCACATCCCATTCCAATCAAGGAGCAGCGACTTATGAATAA
- the polA gene encoding DNA polymerase I, which translates to MKKLYLIDVSAMFFRAYYAIRPLTAPSGLPVNAIYGFLSMMIKLFKEEKPEYLVFCYDRKEASFRKDLYEDYKAHRTEMPDDLAKQIPYIKKLAELMGVPSFEIPGYEADDIIGSLTKWGRHHDMEVFIVSGDKDFGQLIQDHVWLYDTMKDVKYDAKGVFDKWGVRPDQFIDYLSIVGDASDNVPGVKGIGEKGAIKLLEQFKTLEDIYENIDKVESKSVREKLIASKDNALLSKKLVTISTDVKVPELYEAYRLQPMQMDELRTLFHELNFKTFEKSLLGINGNGEAAAAASASVVAVDTMTPEGEVQATIVIAKDDKTYTERSITTRVLAEFLEEKQNLWGFSDNRGVFVGTETEILEVTDYEYLGKLTDTFQVRWYGFDLKALWHKIGARTPVAAWDSQLAAYALKAGDTTNFNKVYTKYMLDTLPELATPTMLYNAHRNFAATLQGQMKSAHVEKVYQELELPLVKVLLAMEKWGIRIDKDLLGKQSEELAKELASLEKQIHEAAGESFNVGSPKQLGVILFEKLQLPAGKKTKTGYSTDEDVLLGLDHPIAKLVLQWRELSKLKSTYVDALPGMISPKDDRVHTSFNQALTTTGRLSSTQPNLQNIPIKTERGQQVRKAFVAAPRMKLLSVDYSQIELRILAHISEDPNLCRAFADDLDIHAATAAEIFNVSLQDVTSNHRRLAKAVNFGIAYGQGAFGLAENLGISRGEAKDIIDRYFNRFKNVREYIEGTVKKAHEQGYVETLFGRRRYIEELQSKNMALKKFGERAAINAPIQGTASDLVKKAMIEVFEKVPVRMVLQVHDELIFEETEENLIKYTPQLVSIMENVAQLRVPLKVNYSMGNNWDEAH; encoded by the coding sequence ATGAAAAAGCTATACCTCATTGACGTCAGTGCCATGTTCTTTCGCGCTTATTACGCGATTCGACCTCTGACGGCTCCCTCGGGTCTTCCTGTTAACGCCATTTACGGTTTTCTTTCGATGATGATTAAACTCTTCAAAGAGGAAAAGCCGGAGTATCTGGTTTTCTGTTACGACCGCAAAGAAGCTTCATTTAGAAAAGATCTTTACGAAGATTATAAAGCTCACCGCACCGAGATGCCGGATGATCTGGCAAAACAGATTCCTTACATCAAAAAATTAGCGGAGCTTATGGGGGTTCCGTCTTTTGAAATTCCCGGTTATGAAGCGGATGATATCATCGGCTCTTTAACAAAATGGGGGCGTCATCACGATATGGAAGTTTTCATTGTGAGCGGCGATAAGGATTTTGGCCAGTTGATCCAGGATCACGTTTGGCTTTATGACACCATGAAGGACGTCAAATACGACGCGAAAGGTGTTTTCGATAAATGGGGCGTTCGTCCGGATCAATTCATCGACTATCTTTCCATCGTTGGCGATGCCTCGGATAACGTTCCGGGTGTGAAAGGTATCGGCGAAAAGGGCGCGATCAAACTTTTGGAGCAATTTAAAACTCTCGAAGATATTTACGAAAACATTGATAAGGTCGAGAGCAAAAGTGTTCGCGAAAAACTTATTGCTTCTAAAGACAATGCTCTTTTGTCGAAGAAGCTTGTGACAATTTCGACGGATGTCAAAGTTCCGGAACTTTATGAAGCCTACCGCTTGCAACCTATGCAAATGGATGAGTTAAGAACTTTATTCCACGAATTGAACTTCAAAACATTTGAAAAGAGTCTTTTGGGAATCAACGGTAACGGCGAAGCGGCCGCTGCAGCTTCTGCATCCGTTGTCGCTGTCGATACCATGACTCCAGAAGGAGAAGTCCAGGCGACGATCGTGATCGCGAAAGATGACAAGACCTATACAGAGCGTTCGATCACGACTCGTGTGCTGGCGGAATTCCTTGAAGAAAAACAAAACCTGTGGGGCTTCAGCGACAATCGCGGTGTTTTTGTCGGCACTGAAACGGAAATTTTGGAAGTTACTGATTATGAATATCTGGGCAAACTGACGGACACTTTTCAAGTCCGTTGGTACGGTTTTGATTTGAAGGCTTTGTGGCATAAAATCGGAGCGCGCACTCCAGTAGCCGCGTGGGATTCGCAGTTGGCGGCGTACGCCTTAAAAGCCGGGGACACAACGAACTTCAACAAAGTTTATACGAAGTACATGTTGGATACTTTGCCGGAGCTTGCCACACCAACAATGCTTTACAATGCCCACAGAAATTTCGCGGCAACGTTGCAAGGTCAGATGAAATCCGCGCACGTCGAAAAAGTTTATCAAGAATTGGAATTGCCGCTGGTCAAGGTTCTTCTGGCGATGGAGAAGTGGGGCATTCGCATTGATAAAGATCTTTTGGGCAAACAAAGTGAAGAACTCGCAAAAGAGTTGGCGTCTTTGGAAAAACAAATCCATGAGGCAGCCGGTGAGTCTTTCAACGTCGGAAGTCCGAAGCAGCTGGGCGTGATCCTTTTTGAAAAATTGCAATTACCTGCGGGAAAAAAGACAAAAACCGGGTACTCAACGGATGAAGACGTTCTTTTGGGGCTTGATCATCCGATCGCAAAACTTGTGTTGCAATGGCGTGAACTCTCTAAATTGAAGTCCACTTACGTGGATGCATTGCCGGGCATGATCAGTCCTAAAGATGACCGCGTACATACAAGCTTCAACCAAGCTTTGACGACAACGGGACGTCTTTCGAGCACGCAGCCGAACCTGCAAAATATTCCGATCAAAACGGAGCGCGGCCAGCAAGTGCGCAAAGCTTTTGTGGCAGCACCTCGCATGAAACTTTTGTCGGTCGACTATTCGCAAATTGAATTGCGTATTCTCGCGCATATTTCTGAAGACCCGAATCTTTGCCGCGCGTTCGCGGATGATTTGGATATTCATGCGGCGACGGCGGCGGAAATATTTAACGTGTCTTTGCAAGATGTGACTTCGAACCATCGTCGCCTGGCGAAGGCTGTCAACTTTGGTATCGCCTACGGTCAAGGTGCTTTCGGTCTTGCCGAGAATCTTGGAATCTCGCGCGGAGAAGCGAAAGACATCATTGATCGTTATTTCAATCGCTTTAAGAACGTGCGTGAGTACATCGAGGGCACGGTTAAAAAAGCGCATGAACAAGGTTATGTCGAGACTCTGTTTGGACGTCGCCGTTATATCGAAGAATTGCAATCTAAGAACATGGCTTTGAAAAAGTTCGGAGAAAGAGCCGCCATCAATGCGCCTATTCAGGGAACGGCGAGTGACTTAGTAAAAAAAGCGATGATCGAAGTTTTCGAAAAGGTTCCCGTGCGCATGGTCTTGCAAGTGCACGACGAATTGATCTTTGAAGAAACGGAAGAGAACTTGATTAAGTACACGCCGCAGTTGGTTTCCATTATGGAAAATGTGGCGCAGCTGCGAGTTCCTTTAAAAGTAAATTACTCTATGGGAAATAATTGGGACGAGGCTCACTAA
- a CDS encoding cupredoxin domain-containing protein, giving the protein MSFVSSKIALNCTKVFFALCVTQSAFAFEVDFSRRQVDFNRVKNEDRLPASIQEDQSVNILNKVFDSVEPTQDIVIMNTDKGFVPDTVRLRKGNNYRIHVVNVNGKEKNVSFVLDAFSEHHNTVFGEQKTFYVTPKTDGIFSYQCPETAVQGKFIIFSESGADRKPASN; this is encoded by the coding sequence GTGAGTTTTGTGAGTTCCAAGATCGCACTGAATTGCACTAAGGTTTTCTTCGCTCTTTGTGTGACTCAGTCGGCGTTCGCCTTTGAAGTGGACTTCTCTCGTCGCCAGGTTGATTTCAACAGAGTTAAAAACGAAGATCGTTTACCTGCAAGCATTCAGGAAGATCAATCGGTGAATATCCTTAATAAAGTTTTTGATTCGGTTGAGCCGACGCAAGACATCGTGATCATGAACACGGATAAAGGCTTCGTGCCTGACACGGTTCGTTTGCGAAAAGGGAATAACTACCGCATTCATGTGGTGAATGTGAACGGCAAAGAAAAGAACGTCAGTTTCGTTCTTGATGCTTTCTCTGAACATCACAATACGGTGTTCGGCGAACAAAAAACTTTTTATGTCACTCCGAAAACGGATGGAATTTTCTCTTACCAATGCCCGGAAACGGCGGTGCAAGGAAAGTTCATTATCTTTTCTGAATCCGGAGCGGACAGAAAACCTGCTTCTAACTAA
- a CDS encoding helix-turn-helix transcriptional regulator, which produces MIDNHSLSWDKEALRSLRLRLGWSRSDLARHLHCSSEQVELMEDGTRQIDTSLRGQLELILRQAEACCDEVKFTPVAENECDKKALEQIDFSRVRAELE; this is translated from the coding sequence ATGATCGATAATCATTCATTGAGTTGGGATAAAGAAGCACTTCGCTCTTTGCGACTTCGCCTTGGCTGGAGCAGATCAGATCTTGCTCGTCACCTGCACTGTTCGTCGGAGCAAGTGGAGTTGATGGAAGACGGAACTCGCCAAATCGACACGTCTCTCAGAGGTCAGTTGGAGTTGATTCTGCGCCAAGCAGAAGCATGTTGTGATGAAGTGAAATTCACTCCGGTTGCTGAGAATGAATGCGATAAAAAAGCTCTCGAGCAAATCGATTTTTCTCGAGTGAGAGCAGAACTGGAATAA
- a CDS encoding HEPN domain-containing protein has translation MSAHAKSLILKAQDDLDLAKKNLHDEKQHDLVGYNLAQACEKYLKALCEMRGLEYPHDEEGHDLDALMQVLEENNFAAISSHADVIELTPYNFPKAHVKEDERLDMEEYVGYVENLKKLVGEQLKYL, from the coding sequence ATGAGCGCTCACGCAAAATCTCTTATTCTTAAGGCTCAGGACGATCTCGACTTAGCAAAAAAGAATCTTCACGATGAAAAACAGCACGATCTCGTCGGTTATAATTTGGCGCAAGCGTGCGAGAAATACTTAAAAGCTCTTTGCGAAATGCGCGGCCTTGAATATCCCCATGACGAAGAAGGGCACGATCTTGATGCTCTTATGCAAGTTTTGGAAGAAAACAATTTTGCGGCGATCTCTTCTCATGCGGATGTGATTGAATTGACTCCCTACAACTTTCCCAAAGCTCACGTGAAAGAAGACGAGCGCTTGGACATGGAAGAGTATGTAGGTTATGTCGAGAACCTTAAAAAACTTGTGGGTGAACAGCTCAAGTACCTTTAG
- a CDS encoding catalase — protein sequence MNNKRLTTSAGIPVSENQHSITAGPRGPVALQDFHLIEKLAHFNRERIPERVVHAKGSGAYGTFTVTHDITRFTKAAVFSKIGKKTDVFLRFSTVAGEKGSADTERDPRGFALKFYTEEGNWDLVGNNTPVFFERDPLKFPDFIHSQKRDPQTGYKNPFRMWDHWSKAPEALHQITILFSDRGLPDGYRFMNGYGSHTFSLINAANERVWVKFHFKSMQGIKNLSVEKATELAGSDPDYAGRDLFEAIERKEFPRWALKVQIMTERQAEQTSFDPFDLTKVWPHKEFPLIDVGVLELNRNPENYFAEVEQAAFSPSNVPPGIGFSPDKMLQGRLFAYPDAHRYRLGVNYQHLPVNRPQAPVNAYHRDGCMRFDGNGGRQDNYEPNGFGGPKQDESVREPALPLSGALDRYDSHKDNDDFTQAGNLYRLLSVEERKRLTSNIAGTMRGLPEELQRKNIAHFAKCDPQYGAQIAAYLGLKEVETVLTKP from the coding sequence ATGAATAACAAAAGATTAACGACTTCAGCAGGGATTCCCGTTTCTGAAAATCAACACTCCATCACGGCAGGGCCCCGCGGTCCGGTGGCTTTGCAAGACTTTCACTTGATCGAAAAACTTGCGCACTTTAATCGCGAGCGTATCCCCGAGCGCGTCGTGCACGCGAAAGGTTCGGGCGCTTACGGCACATTCACCGTCACTCACGACATCACCCGCTTCACAAAGGCGGCGGTGTTTTCAAAGATCGGCAAAAAAACGGATGTCTTTTTAAGATTCTCCACTGTCGCGGGTGAAAAAGGCTCGGCAGATACGGAACGCGATCCGCGTGGATTTGCTTTGAAGTTTTATACGGAAGAGGGCAATTGGGATCTTGTCGGCAATAACACTCCCGTCTTTTTTGAAAGAGATCCGCTTAAATTCCCTGACTTTATTCATTCGCAAAAACGCGATCCGCAAACAGGATATAAAAATCCATTTCGCATGTGGGACCATTGGTCGAAAGCACCGGAAGCTCTTCACCAAATCACGATTCTTTTCAGCGATCGCGGTCTTCCCGATGGCTATCGTTTTATGAACGGATACGGCAGCCATACATTCAGTCTTATCAATGCGGCGAACGAACGCGTTTGGGTGAAGTTCCACTTCAAGTCCATGCAGGGGATTAAAAATCTCAGCGTTGAAAAAGCCACGGAGTTAGCGGGAAGTGATCCCGACTATGCAGGCCGCGATCTTTTCGAAGCGATTGAAAGAAAAGAATTCCCGCGCTGGGCCTTGAAAGTGCAAATTATGACGGAACGCCAAGCTGAACAAACTTCTTTCGATCCGTTCGATTTAACAAAGGTGTGGCCGCACAAGGAATTCCCGTTGATCGACGTCGGAGTGCTTGAATTGAACCGCAATCCAGAAAACTATTTTGCGGAAGTGGAGCAAGCGGCGTTTTCTCCAAGCAACGTACCGCCGGGAATTGGTTTTTCTCCTGATAAAATGTTGCAGGGAAGATTGTTCGCTTATCCCGACGCTCACCGCTATCGCCTGGGCGTGAATTACCAACACTTGCCGGTCAATCGCCCGCAAGCGCCCGTGAATGCTTATCATCGCGATGGCTGCATGCGCTTTGATGGTAACGGTGGACGACAAGACAACTATGAACCGAACGGCTTTGGCGGTCCGAAACAAGATGAAAGCGTGCGCGAGCCCGCCCTTCCTCTTTCAGGCGCATTAGATCGTTACGATTCGCACAAAGACAACGATGACTTTACGCAAGCGGGCAATTTGTATCGACTGCTTTCCGTGGAGGAAAGAAAGCGTCTGACAAGCAACATTGCAGGAACGATGCGCGGCCTGCCTGAAGAGCTGCAAAGAAAAAATATCGCCCACTTTGCGAAATGTGATCCCCAATATGGCGCGCAGATCGCAGCTTATTTGGGATTGAAAGAAGTGGAAACGGTCTTAACAAAACCCTAA
- a CDS encoding cytochrome: protein MFLQGDLQIVFDALYTVGAIDPVLKLDWNEVTKEMMANPQLLSDAFQNINACKGNKDLLIQKLHMMDQRSVNYIAMEVAREFCEFQDRTELH from the coding sequence ATGTTTCTACAAGGCGATTTACAAATAGTGTTCGATGCACTCTACACAGTGGGCGCAATTGATCCTGTTTTAAAGTTGGATTGGAATGAAGTCACAAAAGAGATGATGGCAAATCCACAACTCTTGAGCGATGCGTTTCAAAACATCAACGCGTGTAAAGGAAACAAAGATCTCCTCATCCAGAAGCTTCACATGATGGATCAAAGATCCGTGAATTATATTGCTATGGAGGTGGCGCGTGAGTTTTGTGAGTTCCAAGATCGCACTGAATTGCACTAA
- a CDS encoding CpaF family protein, with the protein MSDQSNVFKQTIQQNLGPVLKYLDDKGVSEILVNGHKEIFVERKGKLERVPESFPSEDDLRAAVNSIAQSVGRRIDDESPRLDARLPDGSRIAAVIPPMSRKGTTLSIRKFTNNKITFADYIKFGAITEDGARFLDICMFLGKNIIVSGGTGSGKTTLLSLLCTRIPKGQRVMVIEDSSELQVDYEHVVMFETRQGDQMGKGEVTIKDLLKSALRLRPDRIIVGEVRSSEAMELLNAMNTGHKGCMGTVHANTPEDAIVRLEALAQGGDAKISEKALRSQVISAIEIIIQVSRFSDGSRRIAAISEVRGFNADGSYNVVPIFEMSRMTRRPDGTLEGKLVATGNIPTFMDEIIDNNLPFPKSKFTKAA; encoded by the coding sequence ATGTCTGATCAGTCGAACGTTTTCAAACAGACCATTCAGCAGAATCTAGGTCCTGTTTTGAAGTACCTCGATGACAAGGGCGTTTCCGAAATTCTTGTCAACGGTCACAAAGAAATTTTCGTCGAAAGAAAAGGGAAGCTCGAGCGAGTTCCTGAAAGTTTTCCTTCGGAAGACGATCTTCGCGCGGCCGTAAACAGTATCGCGCAAAGCGTGGGTCGTCGTATCGACGATGAGTCCCCGCGTTTGGATGCGCGTTTGCCGGATGGTTCGCGTATCGCGGCGGTGATTCCGCCGATGTCGCGTAAGGGGACGACTCTTTCGATTCGTAAATTCACGAATAATAAAATCACTTTTGCGGATTACATTAAGTTCGGCGCGATCACTGAAGACGGCGCGCGTTTTTTGGATATCTGCATGTTCCTTGGCAAAAACATCATCGTGAGCGGTGGTACCGGTTCCGGTAAGACGACACTTTTGTCGTTGTTGTGCACGCGCATTCCCAAAGGGCAGCGTGTGATGGTGATCGAGGACTCTTCCGAATTGCAAGTCGACTATGAGCACGTGGTGATGTTTGAAACGCGCCAAGGTGACCAAATGGGGAAAGGCGAAGTCACGATCAAAGATCTTTTGAAAAGTGCGCTTCGTTTGCGTCCTGACCGTATCATCGTGGGGGAGGTTCGTTCGAGTGAAGCGATGGAGCTTCTGAACGCCATGAACACAGGTCACAAAGGTTGTATGGGAACGGTGCATGCGAATACACCGGAAGATGCGATTGTGCGTCTGGAAGCTTTGGCTCAAGGCGGGGATGCGAAGATCAGTGAGAAGGCTTTGCGCTCGCAAGTGATCTCAGCCATCGAAATTATCATCCAGGTCTCGCGTTTTTCCGATGGATCTCGCCGTATCGCAGCAATCTCGGAAGTGCGCGGATTCAATGCGGATGGTTCGTACAACGTCGTTCCAATCTTTGAAATGTCCCGAATGACTCGTCGTCCCGACGGCACTCTGGAAGGTAAACTCGTTGCCACAGGCAATATACCGACGTTCATGGACGAAATCATCGACAACAACCTCCCATTCCCAAAATCCAAATTCACAAAAGCCGCCTAA
- a CDS encoding thioredoxin domain-containing protein: MKALKFLGIGALALSLVNCAPSAKQLKEAVEKDPSIVFVAIEKDPEQFIEVVNKAAQNAQRKAQEKAVAEEGKKRDEEFANPLKPAIEEGRVIFGPKDAKITIIEYSDFECPYCAKGHATVDEVMKAYPKDVRVVYKHLPLDFHPMAMPAARYFEAIAMQDHAKAEKFYNLVFENQGDLRTKKEGALKDAAKKAGADMKKLEKDLNSEAITKRIDADMEEARKFGFSGTPGFLINGVSLRGAYPFSEFKDIIDRHLKAAQ; the protein is encoded by the coding sequence TTGAAAGCACTTAAGTTTTTAGGTATCGGCGCGTTGGCACTTTCTCTTGTAAATTGTGCTCCTTCAGCGAAACAACTCAAAGAAGCAGTAGAAAAAGATCCAAGCATCGTTTTCGTTGCTATTGAAAAAGATCCAGAACAATTCATCGAAGTTGTAAACAAGGCGGCTCAGAACGCTCAACGTAAAGCTCAAGAAAAAGCTGTTGCTGAAGAAGGCAAAAAGCGTGACGAAGAGTTTGCGAATCCATTGAAACCGGCAATCGAAGAAGGCCGCGTTATCTTTGGCCCTAAAGACGCAAAAATCACTATCATCGAATACTCTGACTTTGAGTGCCCATACTGTGCAAAAGGTCACGCGACAGTTGACGAAGTGATGAAAGCATATCCTAAAGACGTGCGCGTTGTGTACAAGCACCTTCCTTTGGATTTCCATCCAATGGCAATGCCTGCAGCTAGATACTTCGAAGCGATTGCAATGCAAGACCATGCAAAAGCTGAAAAGTTCTACAACCTCGTGTTCGAAAACCAAGGCGATCTTCGCACTAAAAAAGAAGGCGCTTTGAAAGACGCTGCTAAAAAAGCGGGCGCTGACATGAAGAAACTTGAAAAAGACTTGAACAGCGAAGCAATCACTAAGCGTATCGACGCTGACATGGAAGAAGCTCGTAAGTTCGGATTCTCTGGAACTCCAGGTTTCTTGATCAACGGTGTTTCTCTTCGTGGTGCGTACCCATTCTCTGAATTCAAAGACATCATTGATCGTCACCTTAAAGCAGCTCAGTAA
- the eno gene encoding phosphopyruvate hydratase has product MSEIVSVVSREILDSRGNPTVEVEVTTAEGNIGRAAVPSGASTGAHEACELRDGDKNRYLGKGVYKAVDNVREKIAPEILGLQVTEQVYIDKILREIDGTENKSNLGANAILGVSLAVAKAAAADSNLPLYRYVGGSQACRLPVPLMNVLNGGAHANNGLDIQEFMIVPTVNNSYAESLRAGAEIFHTLKKILGKKGLSTAVGDEGGFAPKLGSNQEALDLLMNAIVDAGYDPGQNVFLALDVASTEMFKDGKYEWQGGHISPAELLGIYKSWAEKYPLVSIEDGFAEDDWDAWVKATAEMGSTMQLIGDDLFVTNPKRLRMGLEKKAGNALLVKVNQIGTLTETFEAVNLAQRNKYRTIMSHRSGETEDVTIADLSVALNCHQIKTGSLCRGERTAKYNQLLRIEEDLGGMGQYWDKAAFR; this is encoded by the coding sequence ATGTCTGAAATCGTCAGCGTCGTATCTCGTGAAATCTTGGATAGCCGTGGAAACCCGACTGTTGAAGTCGAAGTGACAACAGCAGAAGGCAATATCGGTCGTGCCGCAGTTCCCTCTGGAGCTTCTACAGGCGCGCACGAAGCTTGCGAATTGAGAGATGGCGATAAAAATCGCTATTTGGGTAAAGGCGTTTATAAAGCCGTCGACAACGTTCGGGAAAAAATCGCTCCGGAAATTTTGGGCCTTCAGGTTACTGAACAAGTTTACATCGACAAGATCCTTCGTGAAATCGATGGAACTGAAAACAAATCAAACCTGGGTGCGAACGCGATTCTTGGCGTTTCTTTGGCGGTAGCAAAAGCGGCGGCGGCGGATAGTAACTTGCCTCTTTATCGTTATGTAGGCGGCTCTCAAGCTTGCCGTTTGCCAGTGCCTTTGATGAACGTTTTGAACGGCGGCGCGCACGCGAACAACGGTTTGGACATTCAAGAGTTCATGATCGTTCCGACAGTAAACAACTCTTATGCGGAATCGCTTCGTGCGGGTGCTGAGATCTTCCACACTCTGAAAAAAATCTTGGGCAAAAAAGGTCTTTCAACAGCCGTGGGTGACGAAGGTGGTTTCGCTCCGAAATTGGGTTCCAATCAGGAAGCTTTGGACTTGTTGATGAACGCGATCGTAGACGCTGGTTATGATCCGGGCCAAAACGTATTCTTGGCGTTGGATGTGGCTTCCACGGAAATGTTCAAAGACGGAAAATACGAATGGCAAGGTGGCCATATTTCTCCAGCAGAACTTCTTGGCATCTACAAATCCTGGGCTGAAAAATATCCTCTCGTTTCCATCGAAGACGGTTTCGCCGAAGACGACTGGGATGCATGGGTGAAAGCAACGGCAGAGATGGGTTCAACGATGCAATTGATCGGTGACGATCTTTTCGTAACAAATCCAAAACGCTTGCGCATGGGTCTTGAGAAAAAAGCCGGAAACGCGTTGCTAGTAAAAGTAAATCAAATCGGAACTTTGACAGAAACTTTCGAAGCCGTAAACTTGGCGCAAAGAAATAAGTATCGCACAATCATGTCTCACCGTTCGGGTGAAACAGAAGATGTGACGATCGCGGATCTGTCAGTTGCATTGAACTGTCACCAAATCAAAACCGGCAGCTTGTGCCGTGGCGAGCGTACTGCGAAGTACAACCAGCTTCTTCGTATTGAAGAGGATTTGGGGGGGATGGGGCAATACTGGGACAAAGCCGCTTTCCGCTAG
- a CDS encoding murein L,D-transpeptidase catalytic domain family protein, with translation MMSLSPTKVLTTLAMMLTLSACGPQIPVLPDDPHNEPAATFPGDGNNEGQGELPSETPPDVAEPTTPTSPPNPEEPVLTEREQILKMYDYLDPNQIVPTKPLEEAVIYFHKNKSKFKNTSVISVLDFSQKSTQKRWYFINMQTGSVWNVHVSHGKGSDSNHDGYAEKFSNTSGSNASSLGFYKTAETYTGSNGYSLRLDGLSTTNSNARSRAIVVHGANYVQDSSVIQGRSWGCPAVSQSNRDKVINMIKGGSLIYAVNKY, from the coding sequence ATGATGTCATTATCTCCCACGAAAGTTCTTACGACCTTAGCAATGATGCTTACGCTTTCTGCCTGCGGACCGCAAATTCCGGTTTTGCCGGATGACCCTCATAACGAACCCGCAGCGACATTTCCCGGCGATGGTAACAATGAAGGGCAAGGGGAGTTGCCTTCGGAAACTCCACCCGACGTTGCGGAGCCAACGACTCCCACATCGCCTCCCAATCCCGAAGAACCTGTGCTGACAGAGCGCGAGCAGATTTTAAAAATGTACGACTATTTGGATCCGAATCAGATTGTTCCGACCAAGCCGTTGGAAGAGGCGGTGATTTATTTTCACAAAAATAAATCCAAATTTAAAAACACTTCGGTGATTTCGGTTTTGGATTTCAGTCAGAAGTCGACGCAGAAGCGCTGGTATTTTATTAACATGCAAACAGGGTCCGTATGGAACGTGCATGTGTCCCATGGAAAAGGATCGGACAGCAATCATGATGGCTATGCTGAAAAATTCAGTAATACCTCGGGCTCGAACGCGTCTTCGTTAGGCTTTTACAAAACAGCCGAGACCTATACCGGAAGCAATGGATACTCTTTGCGCTTGGACGGCCTTTCTACGACAAATTCCAACGCGCGATCTCGAGCGATCGTTGTGCATGGTGCGAACTATGTTCAGGATTCAAGCGTGATTCAGGGAAGAAGCTGGGGTTGCCCTGCGGTTTCGCAAAGCAACCGGGATAAAGTCATCAATATGATCAAAGGCGGAAGCCTGATCTATGCAGTGAACAAGTACTAA